Genomic segment of Globicephala melas chromosome 7, mGloMel1.2, whole genome shotgun sequence:
TAATTAAAAGCTGCTGCTGCAAGCCTCTGTTATAAATGCTATAGAAAAATCTACACAAGATTTCTTCTACCTAGTGGCTTCTAAGGTTACTTTAATCATGAGAAACACAAGCTTTTGTAACAATGTATTCCAACAATCAGTTATGTTTGTTTCCAACTGGCCGATCACACAAATCAGGGTGTAGAAAAGCATGTTTGCTACTGGCTGATTGTTGCAACACAAAAATGCATACATGAAATAGTTAAACACAGCACACAGTATTACACCAAAGTGTTTTTCTCATTTCAAGTTTATTAAAACTTTTGCAGTACAAATTATCCAGGTTGCAGATTATCAAAAGATCGACTCAATAAAGTccacattggaaaaaaaaaaaaaaggacaaacataaacccaaaacaatgaaaagaaaacaacataaagGGGATTCATCAGCAAGTctctaaaacttaaaatttgaGACAGAATGGAAATAAGTTTATATACCTCATTCATCCACTTTTGTCTTCATCTGTTCCAGGGCTTGATTCATgatcaaattttttatttttatcatgtgtGTGGTCATTTTCTTGACCctttgatttttggttttctttttccactgAGGATCTGGTCTTCTCATCCTCCTTATTTTTCAAAGTTGAGAACTTTAATTCATTGTCCTGActactttgtttcatttttgagaATGGACTTTGATCTCTATCagcctttttttccctgttactATTTGAGCTACTATGATCACGATTTTTAGAGTACATTCTCTTCTCACCCTCAGAATTCTCTTTTCTGTGTGAACTTTTACTTTCttggtttctgtatttttctttgtttctgctttgactttcttctctctctgagctCCGTGaatctctcctccttctcctcctgtcTTTACTTCTTGATCTTCCTGGCGTTGCTCTTCTGTCTCGGCTCCGTGACCTTCCTCTTCTCCTGTActcctgttctctgtatctgtgataCTCCTTGCTTCTGCTGCGATCTCGGTCATGGCTTCTAGACCGCACTCTTCTGCTCCTGTCCCTACTTCTGCTTCGTTCCCTTGTTCTACTATTGTAACTGTGTTTGCCTTTAGTTACATCGCGTTCTCTACTCCTAGACTGTGCACGTCTGTCCTTGTCCTTACTTTTATTATGATCATGCTCATTGCTTTTGGATTCTAACTGTTTAGACTTCTCTTTACTTCTACTCCTTTCCTGATCTTTTCCTTTAGAatcagacttttctttttctttaacattctcATGATCCCTTTCTTTACTCCTTGACCTCATCCTCTTTTCTTCATGTCTATTATGCTTTGTATCTCTTTCCTTACTCTTGGATTTCTCTTTGCTCTTACTCCTACTTTTCGATTTGGCCCTTTTCTTTaccttgtttttatatttatcatctttttctgaatttcttctgATGTCTCTCTCTTTGCTGTTAGATTTATGATctttaactttcttttccttttcactttttctgTTTGGACTCTCAGAAACATGCCTAtgatcagttatttttttctcttttactctaaCTGggcttctttgattttcttttatttcatttaactcactcctaaaaaaggaagaaaaaaagttttgggGAAAGTTTATTAGGAAAACAATGGTGTCCATTATTGCTGAAATGATATTCTATTTTCCTTAAGACATTCAGAAACAACTGAAATggctttaaatgaaataattttaaatagttaaaaaaaatacttgttaCTGCATTTGAAATAAGAGTTAAATCTTACTTATCCCCTTTGATCCATCTTTCACCACTTGATACCCTCATTCTTTGAGCTCTCTGCATCTCCTGCCTCCAATGTGGAGGAGTCTCACTACGTCTGAAACGATCCCTGGATCTGGATCTAGAAGGAGTTCGATAACGctttaaaaaaagaggggaaaaattaatatataaaaatataaaagcattataAAAATTGCTAAAGTGTACATATTTCTAGGTTCAAAAATGTCTGATATTTCCATGCCTtctaaaataactaaatttcccaATTGTCAGGTAGGAAATCAATGAGGCATAATGTGGTTTGATATCTTTGCTTTCATTGCTAATGaaatgtgtgtttatatgttcttgttttaaatatgtcttgGGTTTAAGTTCTAAAACAGTAAATATCGATAGCTATATCCCACATCAACAAAAGCTCTTTTGAATCCTCAatcatttttaagagtgtaaagaggTCCGAAgacaaaaaagtttgagaactgctatgAGAATAGTTAGGAAGCCCTTTATAGTTCagagaatatacaatggtgaaCTGAACTAAGATGGTAGGAGTGGAGCTTGAGAGAAGCAGATACATTTCAGAGTATTTAGGAGGTTGAGGTTGAACAGACAGGATTTGGTGATGGATAAGTTATATAAggtaggaaagaaaagaggagaaacaaaATGATTCTTGGGCTTCAGGTTTAAGTGCTTGCACAGGTGGTAGTGTCTGTCACTGAGACCAGAAATCTAAAGGAGGGTCAGGCCTGAAGAAGTGTTTATGCTTACCATTGTATATGATGAGTTTAAAGTGCCCATTAGGCACCTAAATGGTCATCAAATAAACCTTTGATGCCAGAAAGGCAGATGAAAAACGGACAGTTATCAGCATACAGGTACCCAGTGAAGTTACGAGTGTGATTATATTGCCCAAGAAGCATATGCAAAGTGAGAAGAGTTAGAACCCTGAGGTACTACAATATTTAAACATCAGGTAGAAGAGCATGAACTAGCATTGGAAATTTAAGACAGACTGGCcagagacaagaagaaaagatgaTGGAAGCAAAGGGAAAAGAGTGTTACAAGGAGGGAGATTAAATAAGACAAAGACTGAAAGGATCCAATGGATTCTGTGACTTGGAACTGACCATAAAGCAAGTGCTGTTTTCAGCAGAATGGCAGAAGACAAACTGAAATGGCTGAGGAACAAGTAGGAAGTGAAGAAATAATATACTAAGTATAGCCACGTTGgttaaaagttttgaaaaaacaAGAAGATATTTAAATTCTGATGAGGAGAATCCAGTGAAGAGAAAGAGTATGAAATATAAGAATAGGGTTAATTTTTAACAAGCATAGGGACACAGTGGTCAGGAAGTAACAAAGGGGTACAAGAAAGACCTCAATCTCATTTTATACCATGTACATGTAAAATCCATTAACATCCCATGGATTTTCAATGTGGAAGAACCAACACAAAGAAGTTACTATAAAAGGAGAACATATAATTCAACATCCGTATCTACTCTAAATTTTAACTACTTATGTATAAAACAATACTTAAGAAACACTCTAGGATTATTTAAGATAAATGCAATACTATTAGAACTTCTGGGAAAAGAATCACCTACCCTTGGTCCTCTTCCTTTAATTTTCCTGCCAGACCTAGTAACTAAAAGTCGCCTCTGGTATGAAGCAGGCTGGGAGTTAAGTAGATTACtagaaggaagcagagggaaaattaaaaaacattattttataaaaataaatctggagAACATAGCTTTACTGATCTAAACTAATAAATTTAAAGTCTTACATATataatcagtggttctcaaccaggaatGTTATCAATCCTAGTAGTTATCTGGAAAAGTATGGGAGCATTTTTACAACTGTCAATGACTAGAGGGTGCTATTGGTACCAAGTGACAAGTCAGGAATGCTAAAATCTTGTAATGTGTGTAGATGAAGAACTATCCTGTTCCCAAATGCCAACTGTGTCCTGTTGAGAAACACTGTTATATAATCATCACTAAGATGAAGTCAACCTGATAGTGCTAAGGAACTCAGAGTAGGCTACATGCTGTTGAGAGAACAATTTTAAAGCTATCTGATTCTAAAGTATCTTACTATCCTATAAGCAGTTGTTCACTGGTAATAAAACTATAGAGAAATGTAATTAATGTGAATTAAACAGAGACAAGATGGTCTGAATTAGCAAAATGTTTAATATCATGCTTTATACCAGAAAGGGAaactatttattttcaaataataatgagttaatatttaattAGCACTAACAATATCTGTGTATGTTATATCTGAAAAATGCATTCTAAAGTagttcaaatatcttctccttaATGTTTACTTCCTTAGACACACAATTTCCTATTAACTGAATAAACTCAATCCAATCCATCAAAATTATCCCAATTCAAGTAACCAAgacttacttttatatttttactgtattGTGAAAGTATAGGGGGAATGTTCAGAATTTTACcacttttaaatacattatttccaattataaataagagaaagatacccttctttttttctatctttggacataattattaaaatgattcATCAAGAACCAACAACTTCTAATACTAATAATGTGAACTTATGtagaaaaattttcaaagtacTTGAATATGCTGTCAATTTTCAATaccacaatattgtaaaccaggCAAGGAAAACAGCATTTTCCCCCATcagacaaactgaaaaataaaggttCTTACTTGCTTAAAAGTTTAATGTATACAAATAACAGAGTAAAACACTTGTTTTAAATGGAATTTGTTTGGAATGCCACTTAACAATATCTTTTTGCCATTTGCagtgcttgtttcttttttttaattaatgtaactTTTATTCAAAAATCTGTCTGAATTAAGTCAATTTATCTTTTCAGCTATGTGGTTAGCAAAAAGGAGCCTTGCTAACATTATCCTATTAAGAAATTTCAATCTTGGGACAAGGTCACCAATTAAACCTTatctaaaataagcaaaaatggttttttaaaaaagaaaggttctgtgGTAGAGAATGTAGAccagtttataaaataaacatattcacataccactctctctctctctccctgttcttcctttctttttcatcagCTTTAGGAGGACTTTTTCTCATTAGGAATCTATTTTCAGGTATTGGAGGGATTTCTTCTGGACGAACAGTAGACTGGGGTTGTGCTTCAAGATTTTCAGCCTCACTTTCACTAGATGCGctttaaaagaaacacacacaacaaATTCCACTTGGTTATTATGTACCTACCCCGATTTTCCAATTGTTggtatttctttcctttgtaatATGTACAATATATGCATCATTCTGTCCCCGATCTCTGACCAAAAATGCAATTACATGGGGAAAATACTCATTCCTCTGACAAaccaaccaaaaaccaaaaccaaatgtTTCTGTTATCacattctcaaaaaatattttccaataaaatggaACCAAAATATGATACTTCATGTGCAATGCCCTctgataaatttaaaatacttgaaaatataGGTAAAGAAACTGCTTTAGAGGCAACAGGTTTATAAAGATGAGTTTTAGTACAACCATAGATTATTTCAgacaaaacaggaaagaaaagaaatatgctgACATTATCTGCTTTCTACCCTATGCTAtcataggaggaaaaaaaataaagaacaaaaaagcgAGAGACtgctacagaaaataaaacagtcaTTGGTTTCCTATAATTCTCACTAATCTTATATTCCTCCCATAAAATACAAACCTATATAACCAAAAGGTCATTGAATTCAGACAAAATGAACTGAATGGTTtggttgaaaattaaaatgaatgtccCCAAATTTAATCTATAGACTGTAGAATATCAAAATGGTCTTATACTTCATGCTATGAAACATTTCTCACTATTTTCATGTTCCATATAATTGATCCAAAATCCcaatagatttatatataaacaGAAGGGAATTAGAATACAAAGTCAGTACTGTAAAAGTAAATTAAgaccttttcttgcttttctttcgcttcttcttttctttcttgtgtttaCGAGAATTTTTcctatgtttcttctttcttttttttgatttctcttcagAAGCACTTTCAGAATCAGAAGAATCAGAAGAGGACTGAGAATCGCTTGAACTATCTGAGTCACTGGatgatgatgaggaggaggaggaggatttatgccttttcttttcttctttcctagctttaataaaaagcaaaacgGTTTGGTGAACACTTTTTAGACAAACTTTGTAAGTGGAAGTTTAGATTTTTTTGCAGATTCTCAAAGTCCAGTATTTAACACTTAGCTCATCCAGCTATTTGACCTGAGGGGTACAGGAAAGGAGTTAAGACTCAAGATTAGAATCCAGATCTACAGACGCATGGGGCAGAGTTATATTTATATCTAAAGAATTCTGGAAAAGTAATAGGTAAATCTAAAACATTAAACTAAGTTAATTTTAGAAATCATATGAATAACATACTTTTTTAAAGGCACAGAAATAACACTCAAGAATCCCAGATTCTAatctttttgtagttttcaacttTTTCTCTTATCAATATTGGAAGTACAACTGTAGGAGAGAAGTAATAGAAAAAATACTATGCATGAATGTGGAAAGATAAGAAACACGATTCCACTGGCATGGGCTTATTCAATGTCTGAGTattcctctaatgattaagaAATTTAGCTTTGGTTGAACAGCAGACTTACAACAGAGGGTAGTGGTAGTCATTTGCCAatgattaataaatatgttttgggGTCTCTACAAAAagtaatttcaaatttaaattttattttgggttaaggaagtttaattttaaaaggggTCCCAAAACTCAAATGctttaaggatgaggaaactaacacaaataaGTGAGGTTAACCAGGAAATGGAGGAAGATATGACAGACTGGACAGAGCTTCGCCCACCTAACAGTATTCTAATTCCAACCATGGTGGACTTAAAGAAGTGAATtcaacaatctgattaaaaaatgggcagagaacctgaataaacatttttccaaaggagacatacagatgccaacaggcacatgaaaagatgctcaacatcactaatcatcagagaaatgcaaatcaaaacaatg
This window contains:
- the PPIG gene encoding peptidyl-prolyl cis-trans isomerase G; protein product: MGIKVQRPRCFFDIAINNQPAGRVVFELFSDVCPKTCENFRCLCTGEKGTGKSTQKPLHYKSCLFHRVVKDFMVQGGDFSEGNGRGGESIYGGFFEDESFAVKHNKEFLLSMANRGKDTNGSQFFITTKPTPHLDGHHVVFGQVISGQEVVREIENQKTDAASKPFAEVRILSCGELIPKSKARKEEKKRHKSSSSSSSSSSDSDSSSDSQSSSDSSDSESASEEKSKKRKKKHRKNSRKHKKEKKKRKKSKKSASSESEAENLEAQPQSTVRPEEIPPIPENRFLMRKSPPKADEKERKNRERERECNLLNSQPASYQRRLLVTRSGRKIKGRGPRRYRTPSRSRSRDRFRRSETPPHWRQEMQRAQRMRVSSGERWIKGDKSELNEIKENQRSPVRVKEKKITDHRHVSESPNRKSEKEKKVKDHKSNSKERDIRRNSEKDDKYKNKVKKRAKSKSRSKSKEKSKSKERDTKHNRHEEKRMRSRSKERDHENVKEKEKSDSKGKDQERSRSKEKSKQLESKSNEHDHNKSKDKDRRAQSRSRERDVTKGKHSYNSRTRERSRSRDRSRRVRSRSHDRDRSRSKEYHRYREQEYRRRGRSRSRDRRATPGRSRSKDRRRRRRDSRSSEREESQSRNKEKYRNQESKSSHRKENSEGEKRMYSKNRDHSSSNSNREKKADRDQSPFSKMKQSSQDNELKFSTLKNKEDEKTRSSVEKENQKSKGQENDHTHDKNKKFDHESSPGTDEDKSG